TCTATGTCGTATTGAACTGACTGAAGTAGTTAACTTTCAAACAGCTAACGGTTAGCAGTGGCTTGCTAGCGACTATCGGGACAGAGATTAAATAGCTGTAGCTTGTAGTAAAGGCGACCAATTCTGGTTAGAACCGCCAAACACTTATGGGTGTAGATAATGCTcttatattcttttttattactgaTATCATCATAATTACATATAGATTTAAATACAATTGTGTGTTAAATGTTAGTGTGATGTTCATATAAAATAAAGCCGCTGCTACTTAAAAGAAACGAATTTCATACACATTCATTATTAATCAAAGCATTATTTTTGCTCTgcatgctattttttttaaagtggcttAGCACCATGAACATATTTCCTGAATGGCTCGGCTAATATGAGGGAAATGGACACTATTGAACGTAACCGTACCAGATATTTCTCGTTTTTTAGTTAATTTCTCAGCATGAAAGGAGTTTCTATTCCTCATTGatctttgctctgtttttggATACACTGGGCTTTTCTAAAAGTAAAGGAGGCTATAGTTTTCCTTAAAACAATTTAGCTAGCAACCAGATCAGTGTGATGCATCTTTATATGTACTTGTTAATTTTAATCAGAGCTGGTTGCAGGTGTCATTGATTGCAATATCAAAATTAGACAACTTCCATTGTTAAAGTGTGACTGGATGAATGTAGCCGTTGAGTAGCCGTAATGAATGGAAAGGCCCtatattaattcagtttttgtgcattttggtAATTGAATAGGACTCTCATAAAGTAGTGTATATAATATGCTATAATATTTCAGTTGCCAAGGATCCACTTTCTTCAAAGCATTAATATAGTTAGCCTGTTGGATGGACGTTACCCACCTGCATCTTATTTAAATCTCAGTGTTTGAGATACTAGAGGTCAAAAGAGGGGAAGGCGCATAATGatagctgaaaacaaaaaagagaaaagaaaaagtttattaaaactCATATCATCATTGTAGCTGGGAAAGTGTGATCAATTTGTGTCtattacagatttcttttctgtttcttaccTCTtcttatttgtaattttaatctactaactttttttttttttttttcattgaaggGTCACAGCCGATGGTTGCTTGCTAGCCAATGGGACTATTTGACAAGTTGGTCGGATGGCTGGGCTTAAAGAAGGAGGTGAATGTGCTCTGCCTGGGCCTGGACAACAGTGGCAAAACCACCATCATCAACAAACTCAAGCCTTCCAATGTAATTTAATGATCCAGTGAAATTTGTGCACTTGTTGTATTTAATACAGCTCTCACTGACATATGCTGTGCATGTTCTTTTTGTGTTGTAAATGTACTGTCATGTAGTTATGTTGATCTGCTGTTGCGCAACATTATTTACAATGCAATTAAgtaaaaaacatgacaatgaaACTGAACATTGCCTGTGTGAGCTTGTCTTTGAGCCATTCCTGaaagtctctttttcttttaggcCCAGGTGCAAGACATTGTTCCAACAATTGGCTTCAGTATAGAGAAGTTCAAGACAACCAGGTAGATACTTAATGCCATatagtaaaaattaaatgtgttattgttttaccaccttgtttttatttgaacatttcatCTAATAAGTGATAGAATATTTGCTCCTTGCGATAACTTTTAGGTTTCcaattttattggttttattttttttctattctgcAGTCTTTCATTTACCGTCTTTGACATGTCCGGTCAAGGCAGATACAGGAATCTTTGGGAACATTACTACAAGTGAGTGCACACATACAATCTTCTGCCTTTTTGGTGATATACATGCATTTTATTCCCATTACTCTCTTCTCAGGGAAGGGCAAGCTATAATATTTGTCATTGATAGTGCAGACAAGCTAAGAATGGTTGTAGCCAAAGAAGAATTGGAAACATTATTAAATCATCCCGGTAAGCTCTTTCTTATTTGtctgcacagttttttttatgctgttctGTGTCTAAACCATACAAATATGAATACAgatttttggtttatattttagaaaaaggcACAAACATCAATGCTCTAAAcccattttatgtttctttgtatgtatgtgtgtgtggatggaaAACAAAGTATTCCACGAGTGAGAAACATAGTGAACCACTTTGCAGAACACATATTAAGTGATGTTGTGTCAAATATTAAACACTAGTGTCAAAATATTGTTCCTTATTATTCAGCATCACAATTGTGGGTTGTTTACGCTTTCCTCCCCGTTTTGTTGCAGATATTAAACACAGGAGGATCCCCATCCTTTTCTTTGCTAACAAGATGGATGTCAGAGATGCTCTGTCTTCTGTCAAGGTCTCACAGCTGCTCTCTTTGGAGAACATCAAAGACAAGCCCTGGCACATCTGGTATGAACAGATTAAAACTCTTTGAAGCACTTGTCTCTTAAACTGTACACTACTACTAATAATCTAACATAACTATTAAACCACATGAGTGTAGTCATAgatatttctaacatttttggggatttcttaaaagtgttttttgttttttttctgcatcgcTGGTAGAAATGCCTGGGTGGCTGCAGGTTTTTGCTTTTCAGaacaaatttgttgttttccagTGCCACTGATGCTATCAGAGGAGAAGGTTTACAAGAAGGAGTTGACTGGCTGCAAGGTAAGATATCAATTGTGCATAATTGAAGACTAAAATACCTAATGTGCATAATTGAAGACTAAAATGTtgtatgattatttttatttttaccctaGATTAATATGAAGTTTACTTCGCTATCTACTTTATTCTTACATGATGACTTTTTAGCCAGGATATCATTCAAAATCTAATAAAGTAACAACAACACACATTTGGTcatattcaacatgtttttttttgtttgttttctttattagactttgttgaagttttaaaatatcagatCTGATTTTACCCAGTGGCCACAACATATTTCCCAGCAATAAAGTGTCTTGTACATTCTTCTTGCTCCAACTTTaattcctcaaaatttgaaaGTTTGACCAACAAGACAactgaatggctttgttcacttcctccgtcGTCATTACCAAACTACAGTCACAActcttccttctgttttcttGATTGGTAAGGTTAAAAGGTTAAAACTCAATCGGAGAAATCCAGGTCAGTGGGAGAAATCCCAGTGGATCACTGAAGGCAGATGATAATCAAGTAGAATTGCATAGAAAGGCAATGGTCAGACTAATTAGGCTCCATAGCTGAGGAAAAATGTCTCACAGCTGGTTTTCATGCACAGCACGGAGTTAGAAAGTTTGGgaagtgcttttatttatttggttatttaatATACCAGACTGCCAATTTATTCGAAGCAGCTGTTCTAATATCAAATTAACCCACCACTGCTGTTATTGACTATTTTCTAATGTAACTGCAGGTGTTCAGATTAGTTTCCTATCCACAGTAATACTCCAGTCTTACTTTTATCCAACCTAGTTAGAGTTCTGTTAAGAAATGGTTGTAACATCAGGTTAAGTAGGTGGAGTGGCTGTGGGCTGAGGAAGAGATAAACCAATGAGAGATTTAGTTCTAACCTCAATAGCAGGGAGCAGTCATGTGAATGAGGATTATTACACCATTTTTGTCTTATCATTTATTGAAGTCTCTTTGTTTCTGCCATTTTCTCATTGCTATCTTGACCTATAGTTATCTGAAATTTCAAGATGTCTTTGTCTCTTAAAAAGacagagttatttttttccaaagcatGTTCAtaacaaatatgtttcattGTCCAAGAATGtccatgtctttttttctgttatgtttaaTGCCCTCATTCAAATCCTTCCATAGATCAAATTATACAGTGAGTACTGGTTGCTTTTTAATACTAATTTTGTTGAATTGTATTTGTTTAGGATTTATTACTGGTTCCCTTTCCTATGTTGTTGTATCCTAAGTACATGAGTTTACATGAAGCCACCTGTGCAATGTATTTAAGCTAGAAACCTACTTGTATCAGACAATTTGATCGTAGTCTTATTGGCTCTTGCTAATAGGAAATCCGTGAAGGGATTGTGGTGCCTGAAGACTATCATTGCTGAAATGAATATTACTTAAACGCATAgatattattttttgcagtatGTTCAgcattagatttaaattaaacCCACCATGTAAACTCTTCATCCCGACccatttttgtccagttttcttTTGGTAATCCTGAGAATTCAAAGAAACAGGTGTCTGTTATTAAGATACATATGTGTTATATTTTGCTGAATAACCATTTTCCTCCTTCTCtagatcaaatcaaaacaatgaaaacatgagCGCATGAGGAGCAACCACCAGAATAACCATCAGGATtcacagatattttttaaaataattgttttgctgtttttgaggCACCACTTGAAGCAGATGCTGTTTCTGATGACATATaagtgttaaaacaaaaaatgcaaatgtccAAAAAGCAAGGGGACCAGAGTTTCGCTTGGTTAGAGAAGTGCACAAAACGCAGCAGGTGGACTTGGTAAATGCTTCCTATAAAAGTTTTAAGATTCGTTAAGATGCATTGTTGTTTGGGTAAATTTTACTTCATTGTAAAAATCATTGGGAATCAGAAGAAAAACGAGGCAAAATGCTCTCAGATTCCTGCCTTTTTCAAAACTACATTGGCTGTTTTGTGTTTACACTAACAACAGGCATTTTGTCCTCACTTCACATAATTTAGAATGGAGCTCTGCTCAATTTGAGGCAAAGTTTCTCTAggacaataaacaaaaaataaaaaaaaaatgaaaaagaaattaagaaaactgcaaatataaGTCAAAATGAGTCTCTGCAAAGCTGTATTCCAACCTCCGTTCTTTTGGGCTTGATTCCATTTCTAATGAACAAAGATGTAAGCATTCAAAAAGGCTGCTTTCAGTTCACTCTCAATACTTCAATGAATCAAAGGCAGACCAGAAAGCATAAAATTACAGTCTATacaaaagatatatttttttgttgttgttcttgtttgtttaaGGCTTTGATCTTTTTATATAGACTGACCTAGAGCTTGCCATAAAAGCAGCTTGTTTCGTCCATATTAGCCTATGCTACTTCAGCCCTggtttctaaaaatgttttctgtgtttttaagccttttttggTTACAATTAATCAgtttgatagatagatagatagatagatagatagatagatagatagatagatagatagatagatagatagatagatagatagatagatagatagatagatagatagatagatagatagatagatagatagatagatagatagatagatagatagatagatagatagatagatagaacaTAACTAAGCTCACAGATTTAAAAGTGGCAGCTACAAAGGCTTCAGGTTGCATTTATTTCTAAGAAATAATCTGACTTTAATGCACTAAATTCAAATcaacacatttctttattttaatcctTTATCTATGCTCTGTCAAAGGCTTGTGAATTGTGGCTAAATAATGTTTAGCAGCAAAAgccaaacagaaacaactttttctaTCATCATTTTCAATGTTGTGCTCCTGCAACAACTCAGAAACTAACTGTTCCAAAAGCAAGACTTTATTGAACTAATTACAGCTTGTGTTATGTCAAAGAGGTTTTCTTTAATGTGGATTGCGTGTAACTAAAATGGTGCAGATGGAGGTAGCTGTTTAAGTAACAATCAGgtatttgtaaaacataatgGTAGATGTGAAGTAGCTCGTACTTGTATAGCATATAAAGTTCAGAGAACCCCAAAGCTCTTCACACATCCTCACACACATAGAACATACTCTGAACTATTAAAACCTTATCAATTTGTTTAGATAGTTAGGGAtcatatgctaaaaaaaaagtctgtgatAGTTGTCAGGAAAGCatagcaaaatatgttttaatttatgttacttatttaaaatgttctgtctGACACTCTGATGCTGTGTTTGTTGTGAAAAGCTGGCGCACGTTAGTCTCATACATCAGATGCCAATGCTTTTTCTTCAGCGCTTCATCTGTGAAACAACCAAATCAAGAAAACTCCTGCTTACTATAAGTGAAAACCATGTGGATTTGGAATATTTCTGTGATTGTAAAATATCTTGACTTGCTGTAAGGAGTTTAGTCAGCATCTTGTAGAGATCTCAGGTCATATCTGAAGGTCATCTGTCCTtgattaataatgttttatattttaaaccgatatcatttttagattatttgctGAAActgcatttttgaaaaagcctgtttctattttattctgtgttttaattttcaaataataaattttgtGGAAATCCAACATTTCTTCATGTTCAGGTGTTATGTTCATATTTCAGATGTTATCCCAAATCTTGTGTCTCTTTCCATCTCTCTTCCTTTTATTcaggcttttttatttttttttggagatCTTCTGGAGCTGCCAGCAACAGCTGCTCATTAAACCTCCAGTCCTATGACTCCGAACAAATTATTTGGTTGAATGTAATCAGTGAAGTTACAGATGTTGAAAGGTTTTCTATGAACACAAtataattgttattttattttatttgttttttttacaatagttGTGCTCAGAAATGCACTAGGTATGTACATTATATCTAATGGGATTCTTATTATAAACAAATCACATGAATGCCAAAACACTAAGATTCagtgtttgatttaaaagtgCCTCCAGGTTGTGCACCAACCATCTGTCCAACATGCAGTTAGAAGATTTACCAGCTGTCTGCcggatcttttattttttggcataCATATTTCCCAGAATCATTCAGCTCTCAAACGTTATcgcatttaattttattttgatccaAAAGCTGGTTTGTACGTAACGCATGTAATGTTAGtaatagattttaaatatgCGGCCATACAAAAGCATATAATGTAGTTAGCCAGTGCAGAATGTTTTATTACTGTGCATATTAACTGCTAACTAGAAACATGAGTAGAGGCTCCATTTCAATAGTTTTGGAATTGGTGACAAACTTTAAGAAAAGCTTAATATTTATAATGCTATTTATGTAgctcaaatcaaatttttttttttatctacatgaatatttttgttgtgaaaGCTTTTAATGATGTATAAAAGTAATGTGAAATATCAACATAGATGTCCTGTATCATCACTCTCACATACAGGGTGGGccatagaaaaaataaacattttatattgggcaaccgtttttatttttgtgtaatcGCTGCACGTCTTGGACCACTTTGTGGTTGATCtgcaacatttacagttttctgaaacttggAAATAAGTTTTCTCTCAGTGTCATGGGTGATGCCCGTTCGTTTTCTGTGTAAGTTTCACGCAGCCATGCGACTGCTTCCTGATCCAGCCttcaatataatttatattctttgctcttttgtcagggctgcacagtggcgcagcaagaaggtcctgggtttgattcacGACCCAGGGTCTCTTTCTGCTTGGAGTaagcatgttctccctgtgcatacGTGGTTTTCTccgggtactccagcttccttccacagtccaaaaacatgactgttaggttaattggactctaaattctccctccacggttgtgtgtcctgtatgtctctgtgtttctctgcgacagactggcaacctgtccagggtgaaccccgcctctcgcccggaacgagacagacaccagcaaccctcctaaCCCCACTTgcgacaagggtgaacagaaaatggatggatgctcTTTTGTCAAACGCATTTTCTTGGGTATCTgaaatatcaaataaatgtacattttacattctcctgtgtatggaaacttatggccCCCGCTGTATAACCTGTTCTCCATATTTTAGTCTCTCTCCATGGTGCTGAATCGCTCTGTTTGACCGCTAAGTGAGTCCTGTTCATTTGCCACCATTTACCATGACGAATAGGCATCTTCTCAAAgacagttttcctttttctcctgttgctgtgtgtatgtgtgtaagGATTTTTAGAAAGTCAGATTGTATCATTAAACCTCTCTGCATGCTCGGGACCCATCCTAATTGGATGCCTGCCAGTTTCGACAAGTCTTGTTCAGATAAACGGAGTGCAAGCTAAAGTGGCCATTAAGTAGACGCAGCTCAAAGATATATATCCTGAAGGGAAGAGGCAGACACACACTTAAGACTGGTCTAATTGCTTAAATGTGGGGAGTGTGTTATCCACAATTTCGTTTgatcacaggaaaaaaaagaggaaaatgagtTTCTCTCCTTGAGAGGGTAGTCGTAATTCCTGGCTATATGTTTTAACAATAACATTCATCCCTCCAGAGTTTCCCGATGAAGGTGTGCTCCCGGCATCCTTCATatgaacaaaggaaaaaaaatagtgctACTGACTAACAGGAGGCCATCTGAACTGTGTGGCTTACGACTTGTTTGCGCTGAGTATAAAGAAGTAGCATCAGAAGcggacaaaataaaaatccttcgCAAATTTGCAATTATTCGAAGCGTGATGCAACGCGTTTAACAACTTTCTTTTCATGACCCATCcggtgagtaaaaaaaaaaaaaaaagtgttcttgGGTAAAGGAATTTCGGCCCTCTTCCAGTAACATCAGCCGGGACATTATGacgtttttagtttttttttccaggtgcTCATTAAAAGGGACGGGTGGTTTCTCTGACGCGTGTCTCGGTCCTCTGACGCATCTGCCCCCTTTATAAGCCTGTGCAAGCCACCCGAGAGACCCCCACCGCCGTTCCCCCCTTACAATTGCCCATCGTACAAAGAGGGACGCGTATTTCAATGCTGCTGGAAGTGTGATGCTCGTTTTCTTTGCTCATCTGCCCACACGCATGACTCTGGAAAGACTTTTGGTAAGTTCTGCAGTCCTttatatatgaaaaagaaattaaagaatgAAGACTAAAAGAAAGGATCTTTCTATCATAATTTGTGCTTCTTTGGGTTTAGTATTTCTGTGCGTAATAAGGCTTTTACGCGCGCACATCCTCCACAAAGAGccaaattaaattaacaaaaagaacATGACTTATTTAACAGAGCAAAAATATAGTGACGCGGAGTTAATTGTGTtgtttaaatgtagtttatattAGATTTTTGGGGTGATTAATTGAATCtttcagttatttgttttgGGAATTTgtaccaacaaaaaaaaatatatatatatattccgagtttctaatgaaaacatttccgTCTTATTTGTAATGATAGTATCACCAAATTTTATGAGTAATTTTACAAGATATATCAAAgttcaatttaatatttaaatccagGTTATTTACGTAGTGGTTTTAGAAAACTATTTCTTGGTCTTTCTTGGACccgtatttatttttcagccagGTTTCAGCGTGTCTGGTCAGTACTTCAAATcggaccaaaaagaaaaaaaaaaaaaaaaaaaaaaaaaaaaaaaaacctaacagtGTTTCCACTCCAAACTATGTTGATACTTCACTTGCCACAAATACAAAGGCGCACATAACATCataactttgttttctgctcctctgcagGTCTTCATGTCCTCCCGTTCCTAGCAGAAGACCACTGCGACAATGACCATCCATGCAGAGGGGCTTGTGGCTATCGCGGTCTTCTATCTCCTCATTCTGTTCGTGGGCATCTGGGCGGCATGGAAGAACAAACACTCCGGGGAGGCGGAGGGCACCGACCGCAGCGAAACCATCATGGTCGGTGGGAGAGACATCGGACTATTTGTCGGTGGATTCACAATGACAGGTAGAGTTTGGGTTAACTAAACACTAAAACTGGTTTGTTGTATTGGTTctggtatatattttttaaagatggaCCTTTTCGATGTTAAATGCATTGgaattgtataaaaaatatttaacattttgtttttagtttatagCCTACTAGAATTATTCCTTACCTTTGAGAGTTTCTCTTGTCACTATTGTTTTTCCGtccaaataaatgcaatttCAGTTACGTTCAGTGACGTGTTTGCGTAATTTGCAGCCACCTGGGTGGGTGGAGGATACATCAATGGCACAGCTGAGTATGTGTATCTTCCCGACTACGGTTTGGCTTGGGCTCAAGCCCCATTTGGATATGCTCTCAGTCTGGTTGTTGGTGAGTTTTCTTAAGTAGTATGTTATTCTTAAATGGCAAAATGTATGATGTGGAAGAAATGCAAACCAAAGCACTAATTTATAGGTTAAacatgatattaaaaaaaaaaagttttagactGACTGTCTCAAGTGCTCTTCTGTTCATCTTCcagtaacatttaaacatatcaaataataataataaagtaataataattttgatttcattGAGATCCATTTTTTGTTTAGCATCTTTGAAGACATGGGCTCTGAAACGTATTTCCATCAAGTTCTCCCTCTTTTTCCCAGGTGGTCTTTTCTTTGCTAAGCCCATGCGCTCAAGGGGTTACGTCACCATGCTGGACCCGTTCCAGCAAATTTATGGGAAACGCATGGGTGGTCTTCTCTTCATACCTGCATTCATGGGTGAGATTTTTTGGTCTGCTGCCATCCTGTCCGCCCTCGGTAAGTCCACGTGTTTGCACAGAGCAGAGCAAAAATGTTCTTGGAAATGCCTCAAAATGTATCCAAATTTCTGACACTACAAGGGCTCTGATGTCCTCTGACCTGCTCTTGACCTAGGTGCTACCCTGAGTGTCATCGTGGACATGAACATCAAGATGTCAGTGGTTATCTCTGCACTCATAGCAATCTTCTACACCCTGGTTGGAGGACTGTACTCTGTGGCCTACACAGATGTGGTGCAGCTGTTTTGCATCTTTATTGGCCTTGTAAGTTCAAGACTTgtatttgattcattttatgcATTGGTCAATCTCTCTCAGAATTATAGACAGAAATGGACAGAAATGCATTAAGTTCATGTTTCCCTAGAGATAaattcaatgtgttttaaaactCTTTTGTTCCTGGTTTGTGCTGTTTTTCCTGTGTATTTACTGATGTCTGTTTGCTTGCAGTGGA
This genomic interval from Gambusia affinis linkage group LG02, SWU_Gaff_1.0, whole genome shotgun sequence contains the following:
- the arl6 gene encoding ADP-ribosylation factor-like protein 6 encodes the protein MGLFDKLVGWLGLKKEVNVLCLGLDNSGKTTIINKLKPSNAQVQDIVPTIGFSIEKFKTTSLSFTVFDMSGQGRYRNLWEHYYKEGQAIIFVIDSADKLRMVVAKEELETLLNHPDIKHRRIPILFFANKMDVRDALSSVKVSQLLSLENIKDKPWHICATDAIRGEGLQEGVDWLQDQIKTMKT